One window of the Acaryochloris sp. CCMEE 5410 genome contains the following:
- a CDS encoding type II toxin-antitoxin system RelE/ParE family toxin, with translation MIISFKHRGLKQFFESGSTRGIQTNHAKRIRIILARLNAATSPKDMNLPGLVLHELVGQRKGTWSVRISGNWRITFTFDGVDACDVDLEDYH, from the coding sequence ATGATCATTAGCTTCAAACATCGAGGATTAAAGCAATTTTTTGAGTCAGGAAGCACCCGAGGCATTCAGACAAATCATGCTAAACGGATTCGGATCATTCTAGCTCGCCTCAATGCGGCAACGTCTCCAAAAGACATGAATTTGCCTGGTTTGGTGCTTCATGAATTAGTTGGTCAACGCAAAGGAACGTGGTCAGTGAGAATATCTGGAAACTGGCGGATTACCTTCACCTTCGATGGTGTTGATGCTTGTGATGTCGATCTTGAGGATTACCACTAA
- a CDS encoding ISAzo13 family transposase, whose product MLDAPIKETFRDAAKKLTGPHKRAFMAKVAEDYLDGSARKAERHLGWRRTSVQLGLDERRTGIRCVDNYQARGRQLSETKLPHLATDIRDLVDGEAQADPKFKSTLYYTRISARAVREALIEEKGYSDEALPTRQTIGNLLNRMGYRLKNPKVKPLKKLPQTDAIFANVAQANYAADAAPNLLRISIDSKAKVKIGNLSRGGKARTLDATKANDHDDHWDAILVPFGILDVLAGQLSIYFGQSAETTDFIVDCLEAWWREHHDNYPQIEGLEINLDGGSAVRSNRTQFIKRMVEFVQMTRLSVHLIYYPPYHSKYNPIERCWAALEQYWNGTILNSIDTAVQWASNMTWNGLKPLVHLIEGTYEKNITVPSDELEAYKQQWLCSEALPKWDIKIVPN is encoded by the coding sequence ATGCTAGATGCCCCTATAAAAGAGACGTTTCGAGATGCCGCCAAGAAACTGACAGGCCCACACAAGCGAGCATTCATGGCAAAAGTGGCTGAAGACTACCTGGACGGCTCTGCCCGCAAAGCTGAGCGTCATTTAGGTTGGAGACGTACCAGTGTTCAACTGGGCCTTGATGAACGACGGACTGGCATTAGATGCGTTGACAACTATCAAGCCCGAGGTCGTCAGCTTAGCGAAACGAAACTACCCCATTTAGCAACTGACATTCGGGATTTAGTTGATGGTGAAGCCCAAGCTGATCCGAAGTTCAAATCAACGTTGTACTACACCCGTATCAGTGCCAGGGCCGTGCGTGAGGCATTGATTGAGGAGAAAGGCTACAGCGATGAGGCATTACCAACCCGTCAAACCATCGGCAATCTATTGAATCGAATGGGTTATCGCTTAAAAAACCCAAAAGTTAAACCCCTGAAAAAACTGCCGCAAACCGATGCGATTTTCGCAAATGTCGCTCAAGCCAATTATGCTGCCGATGCGGCCCCCAACCTATTGCGCATCTCGATTGATAGCAAAGCCAAAGTTAAAATTGGCAACCTCTCTCGTGGCGGCAAAGCTCGTACCCTAGACGCGACAAAAGCCAATGACCATGATGACCATTGGGACGCTATTTTGGTACCCTTCGGGATTCTCGATGTGCTCGCAGGGCAACTGTCAATTTACTTTGGTCAGTCTGCTGAAACTACTGATTTTATTGTTGATTGTTTAGAGGCTTGGTGGCGCGAACATCACGATAACTATCCTCAGATAGAGGGATTAGAAATTAACCTTGATGGCGGCTCTGCAGTGCGCAGTAACCGCACACAATTTATCAAGCGTATGGTTGAGTTTGTCCAAATGACACGATTATCGGTTCATCTGATTTACTATCCGCCCTATCACAGCAAATACAATCCGATTGAGCGATGTTGGGCAGCCTTGGAACAATATTGGAATGGCACTATCCTCAACTCCATTGATACGGCTGTCCAGTGGGCATCGAATATGACCTGGAATGGATTGAAGCCTTTGGTTCATTTGATTGAGGGCACCTATGAAAAGAACATTACTGTGCCCTCAGATGAGCTAGAAGCCTACAAACAACAATGGCTATGTTCTGAAGCGTTACCCAAATGGGATATCAAGATTGTGCCCAATTGA
- a CDS encoding HigA family addiction module antitoxin, whose amino-acid sequence MKMHNPPHPGEVLKELCIEPLNLTVTETADALGVSRKTLSAILNGRAGISPEMAIRLSKAFDTSPESWLNQQMQYDLWQAEQAVGDIEIKRLSVA is encoded by the coding sequence ATGAAAATGCATAATCCACCCCATCCTGGCGAAGTTCTCAAGGAACTTTGTATTGAGCCGTTAAATCTAACTGTGACTGAAACTGCTGATGCACTGGGGGTTAGTAGAAAGACTCTATCTGCAATCTTAAATGGTAGAGCAGGAATTAGTCCTGAAATGGCGATTCGATTAAGTAAAGCTTTTGATACGTCTCCTGAAAGTTGGTTGAACCAACAAATGCAATATGACCTGTGGCAAGCTGAGCAAGCAGTTGGTGATATAGAGATCAAACGTTTATCTGTTGCCTAA
- a CDS encoding DMT family transporter yields the protein MIGFLIVLLGAVFFCFQNVIVRILFNEYTVAGLLQTGGFVAPSLPNSFLLMAMRMVWVVPLVSAMTPLFYPSLWWDLRKLGQKQNRPDLMRSLLGGGFMYLYLALLYFSVGLIPTGIALTLFFTFPVFTALLSWYFFGAAPSRFRWTVMGLVLVGSALTVPQTGLTANALGVGLGIGSGIAYAIYTVLAQKSFERVHPVPYTWISFAVTLVLSCISLLFWTQPEAIEWGPLWIGGLLSAIATSSGHLLNNMGIRLIGATTASIIGATNPALTVVLAWFAIQETLNPLQIFGVILVTFSVALLSREKKK from the coding sequence ATGATTGGTTTTCTGATCGTCTTACTGGGCGCCGTCTTCTTTTGTTTTCAAAACGTTATCGTCCGCATTCTATTTAACGAGTACACTGTTGCTGGCCTGCTGCAAACAGGAGGGTTCGTTGCCCCTTCTCTCCCCAACTCTTTTTTGTTAATGGCGATGCGGATGGTTTGGGTGGTGCCGTTGGTATCAGCCATGACGCCGCTGTTTTACCCTTCGTTGTGGTGGGACTTAAGAAAGCTGGGTCAAAAGCAGAATCGCCCTGACCTAATGCGATCGCTGCTGGGTGGAGGATTTATGTACCTCTACCTGGCACTGCTCTATTTCTCTGTGGGTTTGATTCCAACTGGAATTGCCCTAACCCTATTTTTCACCTTTCCCGTTTTTACAGCCCTCCTCTCCTGGTACTTCTTTGGTGCTGCACCCTCCCGATTTCGCTGGACGGTCATGGGATTAGTCCTGGTCGGGAGTGCCCTTACGGTTCCTCAAACTGGATTAACGGCCAATGCGTTAGGGGTTGGATTAGGCATTGGATCAGGTATTGCCTATGCCATCTATACGGTTCTTGCTCAAAAAAGCTTTGAGCGTGTCCATCCCGTTCCCTATACCTGGATTAGCTTCGCGGTTACGCTGGTCTTGTCCTGTATCAGCTTGTTGTTCTGGACACAGCCTGAAGCCATTGAGTGGGGGCCTTTATGGATTGGGGGCTTGTTATCTGCCATTGCCACGTCAAGCGGCCACCTGCTCAACAATATGGGGATTCGCCTGATTGGGGCCACCACAGCATCCATTATCGGGGCTACCAATCCAGCGTTAACGGTTGTCTTGGCATGGTTTGCCATTCAAGAAACCCTCAATCCACTCCAAATTTTCGGTGTTATTTTGGTCACCTTTAGTGTGGCTTTGCTCAGTCGGGAAAAGAAGAAGTAG
- the mfd gene encoding transcription-repair coupling factor — protein sequence MSFSAIVQALGRSRLSEELLLKLKEQQFLELCGVPRLPKGLVASALAQQRQQHLFVVTATLEEAGRWATQLEAMGWQTVYFYPTSEASPYESLDRESEMIWGQLQVLAETLKLNANPEAAPLAIVTTERALQPHLPPVQIFEPYCLSLEAGIELDLKTLSDKLARLGYERVSLVETEGQWSRRGDIVDIFPVASELPIRLEWFGDELDKMREFDPTSQRSLDSSEKLTLTPTSFAPITLASLSEAQQVQVKAYLTEEELALLETGTLEGSQRFLGMAFETPASLLDYLPDNTLVVVDEPMQCRPHSNRWVEHAHEQWESISLPEAPLPKLHQDFEAALDQIEVFERVFLSELAEDKGGLNLSSRTVPAVPHQFGKLAETIREERDRKFSIWLISAQPSRSVALLQEHDCPAQFVPNPKDFLAIDKLQEQHTPVALKYSGLAELEGFVLPTFRTVVITDREFFGQHTLATPTYIRKRRRAASKQVDPNKLQPGDFVVHRNHGVGKFLKLESLTLNHETREYLVLQYADGTLRVAADQLGSLSRFRTTGEGRPQLNKMSGKAWEKTKNKVRKSIKKLAVDLLKLYAQRAQQEGFTFPLDQPWQEEMEDSFPYQPTADQLKAAQDVKRDMENPRPMDRLVCGDVGFGKTEVATRAVFKAVTAGKQVAFLAPTTILTQQHYHTLKERFAPYPIQIGLLNRFRSAEERKDIQNRLKTGELDIVVGTHQLLGKSVNFRDLGLLVIDEEQRFGVNQKEKIKTLKTQVDVLTLSATPIPRTLYMALSGVREMSLITTPPPSRRPIKTHLSPYDPESIRSAVRQELDRGGQIFYVVPRVEGIEEVAGKLREMVPSARIAIAHGQMVEGELEATMLTFSNGDAEILVCTTIIESGLDIPRVNTILIEDAQKFGLSQLYQLRGRVGRAGIQAHAWLFYPNQSSLTEKARKRLRALQEFSQLGSGYQLAVRDMEIRGVGNLLGAEQSGQMEAIGFDLYMEMLDESINEIRGQEIPQVDEAQVDLNLTAFIPADYITDLDQKMSAYRAVASAETKADLTQTAVDWNDRYGPIPDSAQQLLRIMELKQLAKSLGFSRIKPEDKQHVMLETPMEEPAFKLLKENLPEHLRSRFVYFPGKVTVRGLGVMKADRQLESLIDWLGKMKGALPEVEKALVEAG from the coding sequence ATGAGTTTTTCTGCAATCGTGCAAGCATTGGGGCGTTCTCGCCTATCGGAAGAATTGCTGCTGAAGTTGAAAGAGCAGCAATTCTTAGAGTTATGTGGTGTGCCCCGTTTACCGAAGGGACTGGTCGCCTCTGCCCTCGCTCAACAGCGACAGCAGCATTTATTTGTGGTCACCGCCACCCTAGAAGAAGCCGGACGCTGGGCCACTCAGCTCGAAGCCATGGGCTGGCAGACGGTTTATTTCTACCCCACTTCCGAAGCCTCCCCCTATGAATCCTTAGATCGAGAGTCGGAGATGATCTGGGGGCAGTTACAGGTCTTGGCTGAAACCCTAAAGCTCAACGCCAATCCAGAGGCTGCACCCTTAGCGATTGTGACCACAGAACGGGCCTTGCAACCCCACTTACCCCCCGTGCAGATCTTTGAACCCTATTGCCTGAGCTTGGAAGCGGGGATTGAGCTAGACCTAAAAACCCTGAGCGATAAGCTCGCACGACTCGGATATGAGCGGGTCTCCCTAGTGGAAACCGAAGGCCAGTGGAGTCGGCGTGGGGACATTGTCGATATTTTTCCCGTGGCTTCCGAGCTGCCCATTCGGTTGGAGTGGTTTGGGGATGAGCTGGATAAAATGCGAGAGTTTGACCCCACTAGTCAGCGGTCTTTGGATAGTAGTGAAAAGCTGACGCTGACGCCGACTAGCTTTGCCCCGATTACCTTAGCGTCTCTGAGTGAGGCCCAACAGGTCCAAGTCAAAGCCTACTTAACAGAAGAAGAACTGGCACTTTTAGAAACCGGGACTTTAGAAGGCAGTCAGCGGTTTCTGGGGATGGCCTTTGAAACGCCTGCTTCTCTATTAGATTATCTGCCGGACAATACGCTGGTAGTCGTTGATGAACCTATGCAATGTCGGCCCCATAGTAACCGCTGGGTAGAACATGCCCATGAACAGTGGGAGTCCATAAGTTTACCGGAGGCTCCACTGCCCAAGCTGCACCAAGATTTTGAAGCGGCACTGGATCAAATTGAAGTCTTTGAGCGGGTCTTTCTGTCGGAGTTGGCGGAGGACAAAGGGGGACTAAATCTGTCCAGTCGAACTGTGCCTGCAGTACCCCACCAGTTTGGCAAGTTAGCGGAGACCATTCGAGAAGAACGCGATCGCAAATTCAGTATCTGGCTGATCTCGGCTCAACCGTCCCGCTCCGTGGCCCTGTTGCAGGAGCATGACTGCCCTGCCCAGTTTGTCCCGAATCCCAAAGATTTCCTCGCCATCGATAAACTGCAAGAGCAGCACACCCCCGTTGCTCTCAAATATTCTGGGTTAGCTGAACTCGAAGGCTTTGTCCTGCCCACCTTCCGTACGGTGGTAATTACGGACCGCGAGTTTTTCGGTCAGCATACCCTGGCGACGCCCACCTATATTCGTAAACGACGGCGGGCAGCCTCTAAACAGGTCGATCCAAATAAGCTCCAACCGGGTGATTTTGTCGTCCACCGCAATCATGGGGTTGGTAAGTTTCTTAAGCTAGAGAGTCTTACCCTCAACCATGAAACCCGTGAATATTTGGTATTGCAATACGCCGATGGCACCTTACGAGTTGCTGCCGATCAGTTGGGCTCTCTGTCTCGATTTCGGACCACGGGAGAAGGTCGGCCCCAGCTCAACAAAATGTCTGGGAAAGCTTGGGAGAAGACCAAAAATAAGGTTCGCAAATCCATTAAAAAACTGGCGGTGGATCTGCTGAAGCTCTATGCCCAGCGGGCTCAGCAGGAGGGCTTTACCTTTCCTCTCGATCAGCCCTGGCAAGAAGAAATGGAAGACTCCTTCCCCTATCAGCCCACTGCCGATCAACTGAAAGCTGCCCAAGATGTAAAGCGGGATATGGAAAACCCTCGCCCTATGGATCGGCTGGTGTGTGGGGATGTTGGCTTTGGCAAAACTGAAGTAGCCACCCGTGCGGTCTTTAAAGCTGTTACCGCAGGTAAACAGGTGGCCTTCCTCGCACCGACCACCATTCTCACCCAGCAGCACTACCACACTCTTAAAGAACGGTTTGCTCCCTACCCGATTCAAATTGGTCTCCTTAATCGCTTCCGCAGTGCCGAAGAACGCAAAGATATTCAAAATCGATTAAAAACCGGAGAGTTAGATATTGTCGTCGGCACCCATCAACTACTGGGGAAAAGCGTCAACTTCCGGGATTTAGGCCTGCTGGTGATTGACGAAGAACAGCGGTTTGGGGTGAATCAAAAGGAGAAAATCAAAACTCTAAAAACCCAAGTGGATGTGCTCACCCTTAGCGCTACTCCCATCCCTCGGACCCTATATATGGCCCTGTCTGGGGTGCGAGAAATGAGCCTGATTACCACTCCACCCCCCTCTCGTCGTCCGATTAAAACCCATCTGTCTCCCTACGATCCAGAATCAATTCGCAGTGCCGTGCGCCAGGAGCTAGACCGAGGCGGCCAGATCTTTTATGTGGTGCCTCGCGTGGAAGGCATCGAAGAAGTGGCGGGTAAGCTGCGGGAAATGGTGCCCAGTGCCCGGATTGCCATTGCCCACGGTCAGATGGTGGAGGGGGAGTTGGAGGCGACCATGCTCACCTTTAGTAACGGCGACGCGGAGATCCTAGTCTGTACCACCATTATTGAATCGGGACTGGATATTCCCCGCGTAAATACCATTTTGATTGAAGATGCCCAAAAGTTTGGCCTCTCCCAGCTCTATCAGCTTCGAGGTCGGGTGGGGCGCGCGGGGATTCAAGCCCATGCCTGGTTGTTTTATCCCAATCAAAGTTCCCTCACGGAAAAAGCCCGCAAGCGACTTCGGGCGCTGCAAGAGTTTAGTCAACTCGGGTCTGGCTATCAGTTAGCCGTTCGAGATATGGAAATTCGGGGCGTCGGTAATTTGCTGGGGGCAGAACAGTCGGGACAAATGGAGGCCATCGGTTTTGACCTGTATATGGAGATGCTGGACGAGTCCATCAACGAAATTCGCGGTCAAGAAATCCCCCAGGTGGACGAAGCCCAGGTGGACCTCAACCTAACCGCCTTTATTCCCGCCGATTACATTACCGATTTAGATCAAAAGATGAGTGCCTATCGGGCCGTGGCCTCAGCAGAGACCAAAGCCGACCTTACCCAAACCGCCGTAGACTGGAACGATCGCTATGGTCCGATTCCCGATTCAGCCCAACAGCTATTGCGAATTATGGAACTCAAGCAGTTGGCAAAGTCCCTAGGCTTCTCGCGGATTAAACCAGAGGATAAACAGCATGTGATGTTAGAAACCCCGATGGAGGAACCGGCCTTTAAGTTACTGAAGGAGAATCTACCTGAACATTTGCGATCGCGTTTCGTATACTTCCCCGGTAAGGTAACGGTCCGAGGGCTTGGCGTTATGAAAGCCGACCGCCAATTGGAAAGCCTGATCGACTGGCTAGGCAAAATGAAGGGGGCCTTGCCTGAAGTCGAAAAAGCTTTAGTGGAAGCAGGTTAG
- a CDS encoding phage integrase N-terminal SAM-like domain-containing protein: MRPPRELGVQEIHEYLSLLAGRKHVAASTQNIALSALLFL; the protein is encoded by the coding sequence ATGCGTCCACCCCGAGAACTCGGTGTTCAGGAAATTCATGAATACCTTTCTCTTCTGGCTGGAAGAAAGCACGTCGCTGCATCCACTCAAAATATTGCCTTGAGTGCCTTGCTCTTTCTGTAA